A segment of the Hippopotamus amphibius kiboko isolate mHipAmp2 chromosome 8, mHipAmp2.hap2, whole genome shotgun sequence genome:
CAGCCTTCAGATGACTCTGCTCTGGAGAAGCATGGATTTCAGCACAGATCTACATCTCGTCAGAACAAAGAACACCCAACAAGTCAGGGATATattccttcaaggtttcaaaacAACCAGATCATTGTGTACACAGAGAGTCagtatggccttggcacctgggaagggagtcttatcatGGAAGGAGGACCAGCACTGGCGTCCCAGGAGGGgaggaatttaatttttatttctaacttgGACATTCTTTACACCTGGTCAATGCACCCTTTTCTTCATAATTAAAGtagatgtacaatgtatgtttgacAGGTCACAGACAGGCTGTTATAGTAAGCATACAATTCAAGTTaactcatgtataagccagaatgacttccctatacctcaatatgtgaaaactTCTTTTATCAACAGCTATCAGTCTTAAGCAGccaataaaaacttgaaaaaaattaacacactttctctgcatctgccctTTCAAGGTCAAGATGTTAAAACTGATGCTTGAGAATGTGTCCTTCAAGGACATAATTTTGTGCCTGACACTGTGTATGACTGATAAAAAACCTCATacctacacattttttaaaaacttggaaaCAGAAACTGTTTGTAATTTAGGTTtcatttacataccataaaattcaccctttttttttcattttatttatttatatattttttgaggtacatcgagttcaatcatctgtatttacacacatatccctgtattccctccctccctcgactcccccccaccctccccgtcccagtcctctaaggcatcatccatcctcgagttgaactccctttgttatacagcaacttcccactggctatctattttacagttggtagtatatatatgtcagtgctactctctcacttcgtctcagcttccccttcaacccctgcccccccaaacctcgagttctccagtgcattctctgcatctccgtccttgttcttgtcttgtcactgagttcatcagtaccatttttagattccgtatatatgagttagcatacaatatttgtctttctctttctgacttacttcatgctgtatgacagactctaggtctatccacctcattacatatagctccatctcattcctttttatagctgagtaatattccattgtatatatgtgccacatcttctttatccattcatttgttgatgggcatttcggttgcttccatgtcctggctattgtaaatagtcctgcaataaacattatggtacatgtttcttttgggattatggttttctctgggtatatgcccaggagtgggattactggatcatatggtagttctatttgtagttctttaaggaaacgccaatctgttttccatagtggctgtaccaacttacattcccaccaacagtgcaggagggttcccttttctccacaccctctccaacatttgttgtttccagattttgtgaagatggccattctgactggtgtgaggtgatacttcattgtggctttgacttgcatttctctaatgattagtgatgttgagcatcttttcatgtgtttgttggccatctgtatgtcttctttggagaaatgtctatttaggtcttccgcccatttgtggattggggtatttgcttttttggtattaagcttcatgagctgcttgtatattttggaggttaatcctttgtctgttgtttcgttggcaactattttttcccattctgagggctgtcttcttgtcttgtttatggtttcttttgctgtgcaaaagcttttaagtttcatgaggtcccatttgtttatttttgattttatttccatgattccaggaggtgggtcaaaaaggatcttgctttgatggatgtcatagagtgttctgcctatgttttcctctcggagttttatagtgtctggccttacatttaggtcttcaatccattttgagcttaaaattcacccttttaaagtgtacactaCAGTGGGTTTTTTTAGAATactcagagttgtgcaaccataaCCACTAATTCCAGAATAATCTGTTTTTAAACCTGTAGTTTTAAAATGCAGAGTTCCCTTGGGTTTTGAACCCATTTATGAAACATAAAGAAGCAGCACCTTCCCTTTGGTTTTTTACACCAACTAACTAATGACAGGGAAGGCAAACTGGGAAGGCAGAACCGGGAAGGCAGAACCATGCTAGCTGCACTGTAACAAAATTGTGCCTTTGCACAGTCGATGGATGGAGTTTAAACAGGAGTCAGATGGTTTAGTAAGTGCAGCTGCCGATGCCCTTCTTCCACTCAGCTCCATAGCTTTGTGACAGCCACTAAAACCCAGAGTTCAAGTAAGCTGCCCTGAGAGCCTGGCCTTCAAATTGACATTTTACAGtgttaaattcaaattttagtaaATAAGGAAGCATATTCAGTCATATTAACATTTCTAGTGggagcaaaataatttttcacaCCTTTGTAAAAGTACACAGAAATTTgtaattttgtaaaatgtattgGAAAATATGGCTGACTTCACCCGTAAAAACTTCCTTGTAATATTCCCTCTGGGGTGGGTTAGATACTCAGTCAGTGTCGTTCCATTGGCGTAGGTGCTCTGGAAGGTTTGCAGACAGAGGTCAGCCATGCAAGGCATCTGCACTTGCTCTCTAGTATCTCAGCTCCCACCTCTGCTGCatgcctgccccaccccaacAACTcaaaaagaaggagaagacacTCCTCCCCCTCAGGGGCCAGCAGGATATTTTCTTAGAGTCAGGACCTGTTCTGCCCCTGCTCAGAGCCTTCCAATCAGATCCCACACTCTGGATAAAGTTCAagctcctccccttctccccctcccggCCCTACCCGTCCCCCCATCCCTCAGCTCTTACCTTTTCTATCTgccccactgcccccacctctgGTCCTGCTATGGCCTCAGCTGCACCTGCCTCAGGGCCCCTGCACCACTGCCTTCTGCATTGCTCCAGCCCTCACGTCCTTTGGTCTTTGCTCAACTGTCAGCTCCTCAGGCAGCCGCTTCCTGACTCCTGACCCgaatcaccccccacccctcacacacacatacacacacacacacactctgtgcCCCCACTTGTTCAGGATATTTCTTCCTAGAACATATCACTCCTGGCATCACGCTGTAAAACGGTTTATTTGACAATTGCTTGGTCCCCCCCAGGAGGCTCCCCCGCAGCTCCCTGGCTCTCCCAGCGTGGAACGGCCCCTGGGGGccgtggggcaggggcagtgggggCACCATCACAGCAGCTGAGTGCCTAGGGATAagtctcctctcctttctgtgtTGCCATCGCCTCTCTGTCATGGTGCTGCTGGGTTCCTAGGAGGGGCCGCTGAAGGCTTTGTGTCAAAGCCACCCTGGCTGTCCTGGCCCCAGCAGCCTCCTTGGCCAGCAAGGTGCATACAGAGTAGGCTCCAGGACAGGAAGCCACGCCTCTCCAGGAGCCCCTAAGTCCTCGGGTCTCCAGGAAAGGTGAGGCGTGGCTTCCAGCCGGGCCTGGGGACACCTCTGGGAGAGCGCCCGCCTGGTTCTCAGGCAGAGCTATGGGCAGTGGGGGGAGACTGGGTCATCCAAGCCCCCACCTTTCCTGGGGTCCTGGGTGGCACAGCACAAAATCTCAGGCCATCGAGGTTGTGGATGGTGGGGACAACTATGGGTGTCACAGGAGAATCAAGACCTCAGCCTCCAGGGTGGTCTGGGTCCACGAATGTCTGTGGGCTGAGGCTCCTTTGCTGCTGGGAGGTGAAGGTCTGGCAGAGGTGCCGGGTGGTGGCTCCGGGAGTGGCAGCTAGGATGGAACCCCGGGGTGGGGACTCCAAGATGGCAGCTCAGGTAGGTCCTGGACTGGCTGCTTTTGGGCGCGGGAGCAGGAAACCCCGAGGCCCGGGCGGGTGGGGCTCAGTGCAGGGCgggctccagcagcagcagcagcagcagcgccaCGGCCAGCAGCGCCAGCGAGGGCGGGCCGACGGCCGGACCCGGGTGCGCGGCGCTGGGGCGGCCGGCCGCGGCGGGCAGGCTGCAGTTGGTGTAGGGCTCCAAGCAGGCGGCGAAGGCCATGACATGCGCCACGAAGCTCTGCTCCTGCACGCCGTGCACCAGGTGCGCCTGCGGGCCGCGCGCGAACACCGCCACATCCTCGCCGCCGTGGGTCTCGCTCGACAGGGGCACGGCCGCCTGCTGCCGGTACAGGGGGTCCCCTGGCCCGAGGATGGGGGTTCAGGACTGGAGGCGAGGCAGCCTTCCTTTCCCCCGAGTTCCCGGCCGGGGCCCCGCCCCCAATGCCCCGCCCCCAATGCGCCACCCCCAATGCCCCACCCTATACACTCACTGCTTTCACTGTCGTTGACCTCTGGCCTTGAGCCCTCACCAAGCACGTATCCAGGGCCATTGCCATAGAGGATGGAGGTGTAGGACTTGTTGTCAGAGGCCTTGCTGGGGGCCAACCCTGGAGGGACAAGGGAGCCCGGTGATGACACTGTCCACAGCCTCAGTGCACCTCCTATGTGCTGAGCCCAGGCACTTCCTGCCTATTCACTTGCCTTACTCCTCGCCAGAGCTGTTCAGGGCAGTTGCTCTTATTACcccatttggcagatgaggaaactggctcAGAGCAGTTTCTGCCATATACTTAGGAAAAAGCAGCTGCCACTCTCCCTGAGCTTACCGAAAATGGAAGTCCCACGCAGTGTGTAGCCACCAAAAGAGAAGACATGGGAGTGGTCAGCAGTGACAAGGATCAGTGTGTCCGCTTCACTAGTGAGCTGGCTAGCCTTGGCAATGGCAGTGTCGAACATGACGGCCTCGTTCAGCGCCATATAAGCTATGCTGTCATGGTGACCGTGGTCAATGCGGCCTCCTGCAAGAAGGTCACATATAAGATGCCAAATCTACACTGACTGCCCCAgtccctcctctgctcaccaAGGGGCTGCCACTCACCCTCCACGAAGAGGTAGAAGCCACGGGGGTTCCTGCTCAGCACCCGTAGGGCCGCCTCTGTCATCTCCTCCAGGGATGGGTCCTTGGTGTGGTCTCGCTGGACGTCATACTTCATGTCTGCCGGCTCAAAGAGGCCTGTGGGAAAGGGGACCAGTGGTGACCGGCaagctggggagtggggaggaccGATGGCACCCATCCCAAGGGAGGAccgtgggggtgggtggggtcctTACCCATGAGGTGTGTTACACTGGGGTCCGTCGACGCCTGAACGAGCGCCGTGCGGTTCCACACGTACTGGGCACCCTGGGAGGGGCAGAACCAGGCCTCAGCCCATAGCCTGAcaccctgcagcccctgccctgctgtACCCCTGCGCCCACGAGCCCCCATCACCTGGTGCTTGGCCTGCCATTCCTGCACCAGGTTCTGTTTGTCCTTCCGCATTCCATTCTGACTGGCATCGTCTGGGTATTCAGGGTCTGGGGTCCCCTCAGGAAACATGTACTTCCGGCCTCCACCCAGGATCACCTGGGACCAGGGATTAGGGCAGGGGGCTTTGGAGCCAGGCCGGCCCTTTGCTCCCTCCTCAGACAGCACCTAGCTCCCCACACCAGGTCTGTGGGATTGGCTTGTCCCCACGGATCACTTTCACATGGAGGCCctgccacacacaccccccgGAGACCCTGCCAGGCCCGAGGGCTGTGGGATGCCTGGGACGGTGGCGGGTGTGTGTCCCAccccctctgcccagcccagccccttgcCCCTCACGTCTCACGTCAATGTCCATGTTGTGGACGAGCTGCGTGGCGATGTCCTGGCAGCCCTGCGTCAGCGCCTGGGCAGGCATGTCGGCGTCTGAGTACCAGTTACGATTCACCGTGTGTGCATAGGTGCCGGCTGGCGAGGCATGCTGCACCCTCGTGGTGGTCACCACTCCCACTGACTTCCCTGGGGGTGGCAGAGGTCAGGATGGGCccctgaggtctctgagcctGTCCCTACCCACAAAGCTGGCCCCAAGCCCACCTGCTTTCTTGGCCCGGCTCATCACAGACGTGACCTCATTGCCACGTGTCGTGTTGCACTGGTTGTAGCGGGCGGCTGCACTTACACCAATGGTCCTATAGTTGGCCTTGACCCCACACAGGTAAGCAGTGGCCGTGGCTGCACTGTCTGGCACCTGTCTGTCCACGTTGTATGTCTGGGGGCAGAGATGCTTTCAGCTCTGCTGGGGTGGATGTCTAGATCCTGACCCAGGCCCTAGGGCCCATCCTCCCTGCCACCAGGCCATACCTTAGCCCCCTGGGGCCTTCCGTCCTGCCGTGCTCCCtggccccaccaccacccctccggGGTAGAGCACCCTGAGGCCACTCGGCCCTTACCTTGGACAGAGCCAGGTATGGGAATTGGTCCATGGCCAGGGGTGTCTCAGGTCCTAGCTTGCCATTCATCTGCCCCTTTAGGATTCGAGTGGCTGTCACCGTGGGCACCCCCATCCCTGAAGGTACACACACTGTCAGGCCTCAGTCCACAGAACCGGCCAGTATCTCCCGGCAGACTAGGGCTTGAGGGTTGTGGGGGCGACAGGGGATGGACAGGCCTAGCACACTCACCGTCCCCCAAGAAGAGAATGAGGTTCTTGGCAGCTGTCTGGATGGGCTGCATCTTCTTAGCGACATCCAGGGCCTGGGCTGCCTGGCGGTTCCAGAAGGCAGGGTCTTCCTCCTCAACTGGCCAAGGGGAGAGTGGAGTCAGGTCAGCCCTGGGCTAGCACCCGGTCTGTAGGAGGGCAGCTTGGAGGCCCCTCGTTACCTGGGATGAAGCCGAGGGAGAGCCGCAGCCGcaggcccagcagcagcagcacccgGGCCCCCCGCATGCCTGTGATGGTGGAGGGCCGCACGGCTGGGATCCGTGGGAGGCAGATCTCGGGCGAGGCTGGGACACCAGGGTACCAGCTACAGTACAAGCTGCCGGGGCTTAGGTCAGGGGAGGACTTTGTCCCTGCGGTAAAAGGCTCCATGTCcctcccagtgcctgaggtggccacaccctgcccctgcccctgccctgtgaCTTTAAGCCatgttgccagagggaagaggcAGGTGTGGCTGAGCTTGCAGGGGTCCTGAAGGAGGCAGGTCCTTGCCTTACAGGATGGTCCCCAGCTGGCTCCTCAGGGCGGGCTGGGGATTAGGGGGCAGATACTCTTTGGGTGAGGGGTATTTGTAAGGCCCTCCTGGGCCACTCCCATCTCTCTGTGCTCACCACGTCCCGTGGGAGAACCATCTCTCCTGTATTCACCTCCTGGTTCAGTATTTTCTGGAAGTCCACCTTGGCCTGGTTTGGTTCTGGGCGCGGAGGGAGGTGGGGTTGGAAGAGCACAGCCggggccaggggcctgggtgTGGCTCCCTGAtgccctgaggcacagagacacaTGGGGGGCCTGGCTGCCCTGCCACCCACTCAGCGGCTCCCGAGGCTTGGccggggcaggtgggggtgggcacTGGGCTGGAGGGGGCACCTGGGAGCCTGGGCCCAAAGTTCTCCTGCTGTGGAAAAGGTTGGGGCTGGAGGTGACAGCCGAGGGGGGGCCTTGTTTGTGTCTCCAAGTACGGAGGGCTGAGCTGGGTCAGCATcgttatagtgtgtgtgtgtgtgtgtgtgtgtgtgtgtgtgtgtgtgtgtaagtgccTGTAAAGGGCCGGCAGAGATGGGACCAGTGCCCCGTACGTGAATTTGACCTCTGCTCCCTCGGACAGGTAGATGGAATCCAGGGGTTAGTCTGTTCTCCCCACAGGCCAGGCACACTCACAGGTACAACTCCTGATAAGGAACTAAGAGATTTCAGTGTCCCCAGGTTGGGTTCAAAAGTACTCCTCCATCCAGCCATCCCACGGCTGGGTGTGTGTCCCCTGCTTCTTGCAAGCAGGTTCTAGAAGAGGTATTCGCACACCCACGTGTGTAGCAGCGTTAATCCCATTAGCCAGGATAAGCCTGTCCCCAAAAGACAGATACTGTGTGGT
Coding sequences within it:
- the ALPI gene encoding intestinal-type alkaline phosphatase, whose amino-acid sequence is MRGARVLLLLGLRLRLSLGFIPVEEEDPAFWNRQAAQALDVAKKMQPIQTAAKNLILFLGDGMGVPTVTATRILKGQMNGKLGPETPLAMDQFPYLALSKTYNVDRQVPDSAATATAYLCGVKANYRTIGVSAAARYNQCNTTRGNEVTSVMSRAKKAGKSVGVVTTTRVQHASPAGTYAHTVNRNWYSDADMPAQALTQGCQDIATQLVHNMDIDVILGGGRKYMFPEGTPDPEYPDDASQNGMRKDKQNLVQEWQAKHQGAQYVWNRTALVQASTDPSVTHLMGLFEPADMKYDVQRDHTKDPSLEEMTEAALRVLSRNPRGFYLFVEGGRIDHGHHDSIAYMALNEAVMFDTAIAKASQLTSEADTLILVTADHSHVFSFGGYTLRGTSIFGLAPSKASDNKSYTSILYGNGPGYVLGEGSRPEVNDSESRDPLYRQQAAVPLSSETHGGEDVAVFARGPQAHLVHGVQEQSFVAHVMAFAACLEPYTNCSLPAAAGRPSAAHPGPAVGPPSLALLAVALLLLLLLEPALH